ATCCGTATTCACCGGATAAACCAATAGATCGAGAATACCATCATCGGTGATGTGAATCTTTGCAGATTGAATGGTGTCTACCACACTTAAATCAGCACCTACTTCGAATGATTCTTCGAAATCGGTGTACATGTTTATATGAGGAGTCGGTTCATTGCTGTAATGGATCAGATACATCTCCTCATCAGAGCTGATGGAGATATCCCACGATGCATGATTGATCATATCCATAGTTAATACTGCAGGAGCAGACCAAACACCTTCCGAGTAACTCATGTAAGCCAATTCGGTCATTCCACTTGAATTATACGGACGCGTATAAATCAAGTCGCGTTCGCCGGAGTCTTTTAATAAGACTCTGCTCACTTCGGTAGCATGATCTACAGGCGTATCACTGAAAGTGTGAATTATGGAAGCTTCAGACCATCCTCCAGCGACATCTCGGGTATACTCCAAAAACTCCCCTCCATAGGTGTACCAACCGTAACGCGAAGCGATCAATACCATTTGACCCTCCATATCTTGATACAGTTCATTCACTCGGTAACCATAATTACCTTGGAATCCTGTAGTTAAGGTACTGTTGAATACCTCTTCTTCTACCCAATTACCTTGATCTTTGTAGTAATAGTAGACACTGTACCGAAATTCATCTCCATAACTAACCCCGGTCGGATTTCCAAAATCAAAGTAGGGATTCACCGTTACGGCGATGTATGGATCCCCATTAGCATCTGCATAGATTACAGCTTCTTTAAAATCGCCATCGTAGAGGCTCGATATCTGTTCGGTAGTCCAATTCAAACCATCATCAGAATAGCAGTAATAAAGCTGATAATTTGACAAAAACGCCACGTGTAAGCCTCCGTTTTCATCTTTAAAGAAACTTCGGTTGGTATACACAGAGTACCATGTAAAATAGTCGGTATACCAAGTATCTCCCAGCGTGACAAACGTACTGGTAACGTTTACGGAATCTATTCCTTGCGCTTCTACTTTATGCGTCGAAACGAATAGAAAAACGAAAATTATAAATGCAAGTTTTCTCATGTTTATAGGTTTAGAGTGGTTGTTAAATCTTCACTAAAAAGGTACGAATCACAAGACCTAAAATCAGTGACTTTCGTCACGTCGAGACTGACTAAATCAAGAAAAATTCTACTTATCTTCGGATGAACAGATCACTCCGTTTTACGAGCTTTCAACTGCACGTCAAAAGGTACTGACAGGAGGAATATATTGACATTACTGAATCACCGACCCGACTCTATAAAAGTTCAAATCAGATCTGCTTAATTGGAATAAACGAGGCCTCGGGAAGGTGGGCTGTCTCCTGCGCTTGTTTCGGGATTAATTTGGCCTTTATCTTAAACCAAAACCCCTTCAGACAAAATCTCTTCTACAGGAGTAAACGGAAGGTCAAATGCATTTGAAACACCTGCGTAAACAACTTTCCCATGTACCACATTCAGTCCTTTCTTCAACTCTTCGCTATGGGCGCAAGCCTTCTTCCAGCCCTTGTCGGCCAGTTGAAGCGCATAGGGCAAGGTAGAGTTGGTAAGTGCAATGGTAGATGTACACGGAACTGCGCCCGGCATATTGGCTACGCAGTAGTGCACCACATCATCTACAATGAAAGCGGGGTTTTCGTGTGAGGTCGGCTTACAGGTCTCCACACATCCTCCTTGGTCTACTGCTACATCTACGATTACCGTTCCGGGCCGCATCAGCTTTAGCATATCTCGGGTGATCAACTTGGGGGCTTTTGCTCCGGGGATAAGAATGGCACCGATGATCAAATCGTGGGTTTGAATGAGTTTACGGATGTTGTACTCACTGCTGAATTCCGTGACTACATGATGGGGCATAATGTCATTGATGTAGCGCAGTCGCTGAAGATTTACATCCAGTATAGTGACATGCGCACCAAGCCCTGCAGCCATCTTAGCCGCCTGAACTCCTACTATTCCACCTCCCAAGATCAACACTTTACCAGGTGCTACGCCCGGCACTCCACCAAGCAGTACACCTCTCCCCTTGTCGGGTTTTTGGAGGTATCGCGCCCCTTCTTGAACAGCCATTCTTCCCGCCACTTCAGACATCGGCACCAAAAGTGGCAGCGAACGATCTACTTGCTCCACCGTTTCGTAGGCCAAGCATACGGCTCCACTTTGGATCATGGCATGAGTCAGAGGTTCGCTCGAGGCAAAATGAAAATAGGTAAAGACCAATTGTCCTTCGCGGCATCTGGAATACTCTTCTTGAACAGGCTCCTTCACCTTCATGATCATTTCGGCTGTAGCCCAAACTTCTTCGGCTGTAGCCAAAACAGTAGCACCGATGGCTCGATAATCTTCATCAGGGAAACCGCTTCCGTCACCTGCCATGGTTTCAATAACCACTTCATGGCCCCTTCTGATAAATTCGTGCGCACCCGAAGGTGTCAAAGCCACTCGACTTTCGTTATTCTTTATTTCTCTTGGGACCCCTATTATCATTCTGACCTAATCTAGTTATTTTCTCTTTTATTTAACCTAACACCCCCATTTTCATAGGGGTCATATACAAATAAAGCAATTTTTTATATGAACCACCCCAATTTTTTAGGGGTATTTCTTTTTTTTATCTTTTCACCATGTTCGCATCAATAGATCTTCGAGAAACCTTCCGGAACATTGACATTTGTTCAAATCAGTGTCTGTAGACATGATTTCATTGATCTATCTGTAGGTTAACCTATCAATCCATTTTAGGCAGCGCTTAATCAAAATCGAATGCGAAAAAATCCTATATTGTAATAGGGCTCTGCTAATCTCAAAAAGAGGCAACGGAGAAGCAGACATACCGTGAATAGAAGAAGTGAATCGACATGGAAAAGGAAGGGGATACTCGGTCAGATTTTTTGAAGAATGCCTTTGACTCTATTGGTGCCCCTCTATTTGTCAAAGACCAACAAAGCCGATTGATTTATATCAATGACGCATTTTGTGATCTTTTCGCGCTCTCGCGTGAAGAAATAATCGGTAAGACCCTAGCCGAAGATGTATCACCAAAAGAAATGGAAATCTTCCTCAAAATAGATCAGCAAGTACTGACTACGGGGGTAGAAAACATTAATGAGGAAACACTAACCGTTCGCGGAGGAGAAGTGCTTCACATTTCCACCCGGAAAACACGGCTCACAGATGCGGATGGAAATCGATTTCTGGTAGGACTCATTCATGACATTACCAAGCGATTCAAAGCAGAACAAGAGCTGAAAAAGGCCTATGAACAGTCAGAAGGTTATCAAGAGCGATTTAGGTTACTGACACTCAACATGGATGCGGGCGTGGTTATCCACTCACCGGATACTTCGATTGTCCAAAACAATTTGAGAGCCTCGGAAATACTTGGCTTGAGCGACGACCAGATGAGGGGAAAGACAGCCATCGATCCCGATTGGAAATTTGTATACCCTGATAAGTCACCTCTCCCTTTTGAAGACTACCCTGTAAATCAAATTGTAGCGGGAAAGACTTCAATAAAGGATCTACAAGTAGGGATATACAAGCCTGGTCAAGATGATATTTCATGGCTCACCGTGAATGGATTTGCCGTGCTAAACGGTACAGGAGATCTAACGGAGATAGTAACTGTTTTCGTAGATATAACAGAGCAGAAAAAGCAGGAAGAAGAAAAGCTTGCCAACCAATTGAAGTTGGAAAAAACAAAAAAAGAACTGAACCAAGCGCAGAAGCTGGCACATGTGGGAAATTGGATTTTCAATCCGGGCATGGCCAAACCTGATTGGTCTGAAGAAATGTTTCGCATTTGGGGCTTTGACCCAAAAGAAGCTGCTCCTGATTATGACCCTGATATAATCAGTCGAGTCCACCCCGATGACCAACAACTATTTAATAGTGCATTTAGGAAGGCTGTAAACCCCGGTACTCCTTACGACATAGAATTCAGGATATGTATTCCCGGTAAGGAGGAAAAAATAGTACGCTCCATTTTTGAACCGGCTCAAGACGAAAATGGAGAGAAGATAATATCCGGCACGAATCAAGACATCACCGAGCAGAAAAAGTTTGAAAAGGATCAAGTGAGGCACCAAAGGCTTAAAGCCATTGGTGAGATGTCTTCTTCCATTGCACACGATTTCAACAATGCCTTGCAAGAAATGATGGGCAATCTGGAAGTGATCAATTTGGAAAGCGGCTTATCCAAAAATGCCCTCGAGCGATTGAATACTGTTAAGGCCATCATTAATGACACTGCAGGCAGGGTAAGTGCACTTCAAAAATTTGGTGATCCGAAAAGTGATGAGAACAATTCCAGACACATCAATCTCAACACACTCATCCAAGAAAGCTTAAATCAGTCCCGACCACTTTGGAAAGACGAAATGGAGAAAAAAGGACAACGGATAAAAGTGAAAACAAATTTTCAAGAAATTCCAAAAATCTACTGCCCCGAAGGAGAGTTAAAGACAGTGGTTTTTAACTTGATTAAAAATGGAATAGAGGCTATGCCCGATGGTGGTGAAATAATTATTGAAACCGGCACGAGAAATGATTTGGTCTACACCACGTTTACAGATACGGGCGTGGGTATGGATGCTGAGGCTAAAATGAAATTGTTTGAGCCGTTCTTTACCACCAAAGGTTTCAACCCGGGGAGAGGTTTGGGAATGAGCGGTGCTTACAGTATAGTTAAGAATTGCAATGGTGATATAGAGGTTAGTCACTCTGAGATAGGCAAAGGAACAACTATTGAGATGACCATACCCATAAGCCAACAGGCTGAGCTAAAAGTATTAAAAGAAAAAGTGTCGAAAGAAAAAGTGTCGAAAGAAAAAGTATCGAAAGAAAAAATATCGAAAGCTCATGAATCCTATCGCGCATTATGGGTAGATGATGATTTTATTATCACGAAATCTTCAAGTAAAATGCTGGAGTCGCTCGGTCATACTTGCGCTACGGCAAATAGCGGAAAGAAGGCCTTAAACTACATGGAGCAAAACCCTTGTGACATTGTATTTACCGACATTGGAATGCCAAAAATGAATGGTTGGGAATTGGCAGAAGCCATTCGAGAAAGGTACGGAGACAACATAAAGATCATCGCCGTGACCGGATGGAATATGAGAGAAAAAGTGGAAGAAGAAAGTACCATTGATCACTTTCTACAAAAACCATTTACCCTCAACGACCTCAAAATAATGCTTGGAAAAATTGTGCAGGATTTTGAAGCCACAAAAACCTCCCTGAGGCAAATTTAATTGAGAAGCTCCCTAAAGTTGCAGTTACGATTCTGCAATTTTAATAGAATAGGCTAATTCGAACTCCCTACTTATATTTGAAGAAGACCAAAACCACCGTGACCGTATCACCAATATTTAGAGAGAGTACTCCGGAACATTCTTAGGCTACCATTACCAATTAAAACAGAAGAACCATGAACGAGATCATTTGTCCCAATTGCAAAAAAGCCTTCAAAGTGGATGAGGCGGGCTTTGCCGACATCCTAAAGCAAGTCAGAGACCACCAATTCGAGGAGGAATTGCAAAACCGATTGGATCTGGCTGAACGAGAAAAAGTCAATGCAGTACAACTGGCTGAGGCCAATCTAAAAAATGCCTTGAAAGACGACCTCGCTAAAAAAGACAGTGAGATCAGTGAACTCCGCGCGAAGAATGATCGCGCTATGGCAGATTTATTGGCACAGAAGGAAGCTGAGATTGCCAAGATGCAAGCGGAAATTCAAAATGCCGAAATGAAAGAAAAACTCACCGTTTCGGAGGCCATCAAAGCCATCGAAAAGGAGCGCGACACACTGGCGAGTGACTTGAGACAAAAAGAAACCGAAAAAGAATTGCTCGAAAAATCACTGAAGGAAGAGTTTTCTACCAAGCTCAAAACCAAGGATGATTTCATTAAGATAAAAGACGAGGAGATTGCCTTCTACAAAGACATGAAGCAAAAACTATCTACCAAGATGTTGGGAGAAACGCTGGAACAGCATTGTGAAGCTGAATTCAACAAGCTGCGGGCAACGGGATTTCAGAATGCCTATTTCGAAAAGGACAACGATTCTCGAGGAGGTAGTAAAGGCGACTTCATCTACCGCGAGACCGATGAAGCGGGAAATGAAGTCATCTCCATCATGTTTGAAATGAAGAATGAAGGCGATGAAACGGCCACTAAAAAGAAAAATGAGGATTTCTTTAAGGAATTGGACAAGGACCGCAACGAGAAGAAATGTGAATACGCCGTTCTGGTAACCTTACTAGAAGCTGACAGCGAACTATATAACGCGGGAATAGTCGACGTCTCTCACAAGTATTCCAAAATGTACGTTGTTCGCCCACAGTTTTTTATTCCCATTATTACACTGCTGCGAAATGCGGCTTTGAACTCGATGAAATACAAAGCAGAGCTCAGTCTAATGAGAAACCAAAACGTGGACATCACCAATTTTGAGGAGAAAATAAATAAATTCAGGGAAGGCTTTGCTTACAATTACGACCTCGCCAGCCGCAAATTCAAGACTGCTATTGACGAAATTGACAAGACCATCAGCCACCTTCAAAAAACCAAAGCTGCTCTGTTGTCATCAGAGAACAATCTGCGCTTGGCTAACAACAAAGCCGATGACCTTACCATCAAAAAACTAACGCATGGAAATCCTACGATGAAGGCGAAGTTTGATGAGCTGAGGGAGGATTAGAGCGTATTTCAGAGAAAAAGTCGAGAGAGAAGAAGGGTCTTAGAATTCCTTTAGCCATTGGGCTTATGCCTGATCATCTTCTGTATAAACACATTATTAGGGACAGAGACCTTTTCTCCATTCTCTGTTTTTAAAATCACGAAAAAGAGGCCGATATCACTTACCCGTCCTTCTACATTGAAATCCTTATCGATGATGGCAATGGTATCATCCAGCTTAACGGAATGATTAAAAAAGAGGATGATGCCCGCAGTGATATTTGACAAGATCGACCATTGAGCGAATAGTGCTATCCCGATTACCGTGAGAACCGAGCCGATAAAGATCGCCAATTCGCCCTGATCAACCCCCCAGAGGATAGAAACAATGGTAAATAAAAGGAGGAGCAAGACCAGATTGACAGCCTTCTTCACTATTTTTCCTCTGGTCTTTTGCATTGACCCTGTGGCTACCGTTTTATCGATAAACTTAGCAGCTACAGCGCGCAGTATGACATAGACCACTAAGGTAACTACAGTTCCAATGATTTGTATTTCGGGTAGATCCATTTATATCCAATAATCATTGCAAGGTACGTTTTCCGCCAGTTGCAATACGAAAAGTACTAAGATTTGAAATGGTTACGGAAGGATACAAGCAGTTAAAGCCGCCATTGAAGAATTAAAACAGATGGCTATATTTGGAGGAGGTCGTATTATGAAAAGACTGATCGTTTTTC
This genomic window from Cryomorphaceae bacterium 1068 contains:
- a CDS encoding DUF2130 domain-containing protein, with the translated sequence MNEIICPNCKKAFKVDEAGFADILKQVRDHQFEEELQNRLDLAEREKVNAVQLAEANLKNALKDDLAKKDSEISELRAKNDRAMADLLAQKEAEIAKMQAEIQNAEMKEKLTVSEAIKAIEKERDTLASDLRQKETEKELLEKSLKEEFSTKLKTKDDFIKIKDEEIAFYKDMKQKLSTKMLGETLEQHCEAEFNKLRATGFQNAYFEKDNDSRGGSKGDFIYRETDEAGNEVISIMFEMKNEGDETATKKKNEDFFKELDKDRNEKKCEYAVLVTLLEADSELYNAGIVDVSHKYSKMYVVRPQFFIPIITLLRNAALNSMKYKAELSLMRNQNVDITNFEEKINKFREGFAYNYDLASRKFKTAIDEIDKTISHLQKTKAALLSSENNLRLANNKADDLTIKKLTHGNPTMKAKFDELRED
- the ald gene encoding alanine dehydrogenase; protein product: MIIGVPREIKNNESRVALTPSGAHEFIRRGHEVVIETMAGDGSGFPDEDYRAIGATVLATAEEVWATAEMIMKVKEPVQEEYSRCREGQLVFTYFHFASSEPLTHAMIQSGAVCLAYETVEQVDRSLPLLVPMSEVAGRMAVQEGARYLQKPDKGRGVLLGGVPGVAPGKVLILGGGIVGVQAAKMAAGLGAHVTILDVNLQRLRYINDIMPHHVVTEFSSEYNIRKLIQTHDLIIGAILIPGAKAPKLITRDMLKLMRPGTVIVDVAVDQGGCVETCKPTSHENPAFIVDDVVHYCVANMPGAVPCTSTIALTNSTLPYALQLADKGWKKACAHSEELKKGLNVVHGKVVYAGVSNAFDLPFTPVEEILSEGVLV
- a CDS encoding PAS domain S-box protein, producing the protein MEKEGDTRSDFLKNAFDSIGAPLFVKDQQSRLIYINDAFCDLFALSREEIIGKTLAEDVSPKEMEIFLKIDQQVLTTGVENINEETLTVRGGEVLHISTRKTRLTDADGNRFLVGLIHDITKRFKAEQELKKAYEQSEGYQERFRLLTLNMDAGVVIHSPDTSIVQNNLRASEILGLSDDQMRGKTAIDPDWKFVYPDKSPLPFEDYPVNQIVAGKTSIKDLQVGIYKPGQDDISWLTVNGFAVLNGTGDLTEIVTVFVDITEQKKQEEEKLANQLKLEKTKKELNQAQKLAHVGNWIFNPGMAKPDWSEEMFRIWGFDPKEAAPDYDPDIISRVHPDDQQLFNSAFRKAVNPGTPYDIEFRICIPGKEEKIVRSIFEPAQDENGEKIISGTNQDITEQKKFEKDQVRHQRLKAIGEMSSSIAHDFNNALQEMMGNLEVINLESGLSKNALERLNTVKAIINDTAGRVSALQKFGDPKSDENNSRHINLNTLIQESLNQSRPLWKDEMEKKGQRIKVKTNFQEIPKIYCPEGELKTVVFNLIKNGIEAMPDGGEIIIETGTRNDLVYTTFTDTGVGMDAEAKMKLFEPFFTTKGFNPGRGLGMSGAYSIVKNCNGDIEVSHSEIGKGTTIEMTIPISQQAELKVLKEKVSKEKVSKEKVSKEKISKAHESYRALWVDDDFIITKSSSKMLESLGHTCATANSGKKALNYMEQNPCDIVFTDIGMPKMNGWELAEAIRERYGDNIKIIAVTGWNMREKVEEESTIDHFLQKPFTLNDLKIMLGKIVQDFEATKTSLRQI
- a CDS encoding T9SS type A sorting domain-containing protein, yielding MRKLAFIIFVFLFVSTHKVEAQGIDSVNVTSTFVTLGDTWYTDYFTWYSVYTNRSFFKDENGGLHVAFLSNYQLYYCYSDDGLNWTTEQISSLYDGDFKEAVIYADANGDPYIAVTVNPYFDFGNPTGVSYGDEFRYSVYYYYKDQGNWVEEEVFNSTLTTGFQGNYGYRVNELYQDMEGQMVLIASRYGWYTYGGEFLEYTRDVAGGWSEASIIHTFSDTPVDHATEVSRVLLKDSGERDLIYTRPYNSSGMTELAYMSYSEGVWSAPAVLTMDMINHASWDISISSDEEMYLIHYSNEPTPHINMYTDFEESFEVGADLSVVDTIQSAKIHITDDGILDLLVYPVNTDTVVLYASEDYGSTWGEPIYMDRSEAPGVLPVTDQFSDQGVDLEFIRVSRVSGVEPYGPDSLFYVHVEQINTGTLSVTDTEGFTDDLSFYPNPFTSMVTVSYTLRSPGELDIRVFTLQGKMIMNKNIQGAAGKSQIQMNLDYLDSGTYIIEVLGKGQPNGNVYRASGKLIKL
- a CDS encoding mechanosensitive ion channel family protein, coding for MDLPEIQIIGTVVTLVVYVILRAVAAKFIDKTVATGSMQKTRGKIVKKAVNLVLLLLLFTIVSILWGVDQGELAIFIGSVLTVIGIALFAQWSILSNITAGIILFFNHSVKLDDTIAIIDKDFNVEGRVSDIGLFFVILKTENGEKVSVPNNVFIQKMIRHKPNG